The following coding sequences lie in one Streptomyces albofaciens JCM 4342 genomic window:
- a CDS encoding FtsB family cell division protein translates to MSAERFSTATRLKALGEQAAARVQRARPRRRGRLTGRAALLALVLCSLVVALAYPTRQYISQRAEIADQRRQAERAAQRADELRDEKARWQDPEYVRQQARLHLHYVMPGETGYIVQDGSGDGKRRTGRGAAERPWYDNIWNGLDAADK, encoded by the coding sequence GTGTCCGCGGAACGGTTCTCCACCGCGACCCGGCTCAAGGCGCTCGGCGAGCAGGCCGCCGCCCGCGTCCAGCGCGCCCGCCCGCGCCGCCGCGGCCGCCTGACCGGCCGCGCGGCACTGCTCGCCCTGGTCCTGTGCTCGCTGGTCGTCGCCCTGGCCTACCCCACCCGGCAGTACATCTCGCAGCGCGCCGAGATCGCCGACCAGCGCCGCCAGGCCGAGCGGGCCGCGCAGCGCGCCGACGAGCTGCGCGACGAGAAGGCCCGCTGGCAGGACCCCGAATACGTACGGCAGCAGGCCCGGCTGCACCTCCACTACGTCATGCCGGGGGAGACCGGCTACATCGTCCAGGACGGCTCCGGCGACGGAAAGCGGCGCACGGGCCGGGGCGCCGCGGAACGTCCCTGGTACGACAACATCTGGAACGGCCTGGACGCCGCCGACAAGTAG
- a CDS encoding type II toxin-antitoxin system RelE family toxin: MKYAFRFTAAAQRRLRAIDRPAAMRILAALTALGDDPYREDVDVKKLIGPSGLYRLRVGNYRVAYQVEDGELTILVVEVGDRRDVCRNI, translated from the coding sequence ATGAAATACGCGTTCCGCTTCACCGCGGCGGCGCAGCGGCGGCTGCGGGCCATCGACCGGCCTGCCGCGATGCGCATCCTGGCCGCGCTGACCGCGCTCGGCGACGACCCGTACCGGGAAGACGTCGACGTCAAGAAGCTCATCGGTCCGTCCGGTCTCTACCGGCTCCGAGTCGGCAACTACCGGGTCGCCTACCAGGTCGAGGACGGCGAACTCACCATCCTCGTCGTCGAAGTCGGCGACCGGCGCGACGTCTGCCGGAACATCTGA
- a CDS encoding STAS domain-containing protein: protein MSQGKRRLTITTVVDAEECAVLRVAGELDVHAERQFLDESGAVIAAGHRFLVLDLTALRFCDSRGLNCLLALEWLCRRLNGRLLLASLGVRVLHVLLVTRAVDALACFPTVGHALAAVPAGIRPAWPPGSGMSSEGAAGDGDGRYAGADEGVKPGDEDAHRPYDREQP from the coding sequence GTCGTCGACGCCGAGGAGTGCGCGGTGCTCCGGGTGGCCGGGGAACTGGATGTGCACGCCGAGCGGCAGTTCCTGGACGAGTCCGGGGCGGTGATCGCCGCCGGGCACCGGTTCCTGGTGCTGGACCTGACCGCGCTGCGGTTCTGCGACTCCCGCGGCCTGAACTGCCTGCTCGCCCTGGAGTGGCTGTGCCGGCGGCTGAACGGGCGGCTGCTGCTCGCCTCCCTGGGCGTCCGCGTCCTGCACGTCCTCCTGGTCACCCGGGCCGTGGACGCGCTGGCCTGCTTCCCCACCGTCGGCCACGCGCTGGCCGCCGTACCGGCCGGGATCCGTCCGGCCTGGCCGCCCGGCAGCGGGATGTCCTCCGAAGGGGCCGCGGGCGACGGGGACGGCCGGTACGCCGGGGCCGACGAGGGCGTCAAGCCGGGGGACGAGGACGCGCACCGCCCGTACGATCGGGAGCAGCCGTAG
- a CDS encoding NAD(P)/FAD-dependent oxidoreductase, with amino-acid sequence MSTTERPRILVVGGGYVGLYAARRILKKMRYGEATVTVVDPRSYMTYQPFLPEAAAGSISPRHVVVPLRRVLPKAEVLTGRVTTIDQDRKVATIAPLVGEAYELPFDYLVIAMGAVSRTFPIPGLAENGIGMKGIEEAIGLRNHVLEQLDKADSTTDEEVRRKALTFVFVGGGFAGAETVGEVEDMARDAAKYYKNVKREDMRFILVDVADKILPEVGPKLGAYGKEHLESRGVEIYLGTSTKSCVDGHVVLSNDLEVDANTIVWTAGVKPNPALSRFGLPLGPRGHVDTQATLQVQGTDYIWAAGDNAQVPDLVGRKAGNENAWCPPNAQHALRQAKVLGDNVISGMRGFPQKEYSHANKGAVAGLGLHKGVAMIVLGKTKIKLKGRLAWYMHRAYHGMAMPTFNRKIRVFADWTLGMFLKREITSLGAMENPREEFYEAAKPAPAPAAAADDKAKADDNSDKAKAKAS; translated from the coding sequence ATGAGCACCACGGAGCGTCCCAGGATCCTCGTTGTAGGCGGTGGGTACGTAGGTTTGTACGCGGCACGCCGCATCCTCAAGAAGATGCGGTACGGCGAGGCGACGGTCACGGTCGTCGACCCGCGCTCGTACATGACGTACCAGCCCTTCCTCCCTGAAGCTGCTGCCGGCAGCATCTCTCCCCGCCACGTCGTGGTGCCGCTGCGACGCGTGCTCCCGAAGGCGGAGGTCCTCACCGGCCGCGTCACCACGATCGACCAGGACCGCAAGGTCGCCACGATCGCGCCGCTGGTCGGCGAGGCGTACGAGCTGCCCTTCGACTACCTGGTCATCGCCATGGGCGCGGTCTCCCGCACCTTCCCGATCCCCGGCCTCGCCGAGAACGGCATCGGCATGAAGGGCATCGAGGAGGCCATCGGCCTGCGCAACCACGTGCTGGAGCAGCTCGACAAGGCCGACTCCACGACCGACGAGGAGGTCCGCCGCAAGGCGCTGACCTTCGTCTTCGTCGGCGGCGGCTTCGCCGGCGCGGAGACCGTCGGCGAGGTCGAGGACATGGCCCGCGACGCCGCGAAGTACTACAAGAACGTCAAGCGCGAAGACATGCGCTTCATTCTGGTCGACGTCGCGGACAAGATCCTGCCCGAGGTCGGCCCGAAGCTCGGCGCGTACGGCAAGGAGCACCTGGAGAGCCGCGGGGTCGAGATCTACCTCGGCACCAGCACCAAGTCCTGCGTCGACGGCCACGTGGTGCTGAGCAACGACCTGGAGGTCGACGCCAACACCATCGTGTGGACCGCCGGCGTCAAGCCGAACCCGGCGCTCTCCCGCTTCGGTCTGCCGCTGGGCCCGCGCGGCCACGTGGACACCCAGGCCACCCTCCAGGTGCAGGGCACCGACTACATCTGGGCGGCCGGCGACAACGCCCAGGTCCCGGACCTGGTCGGCCGCAAGGCGGGCAACGAGAACGCCTGGTGCCCGCCGAACGCCCAGCACGCGCTGCGCCAGGCCAAGGTCCTCGGCGACAACGTGATCTCCGGTATGCGGGGCTTCCCGCAGAAGGAGTACAGCCACGCCAACAAGGGCGCGGTCGCGGGCCTGGGTCTGCACAAGGGCGTCGCGATGATCGTCCTGGGCAAGACCAAGATCAAGCTGAAGGGCCGGCTGGCCTGGTACATGCACCGCGCGTACCACGGCATGGCGATGCCGACCTTCAACCGCAAGATCCGCGTCTTCGCCGACTGGACCCTCGGCATGTTCCTCAAGCGCGAGATCACCTCGCTCGGCGCCATGGAGAACCCCCGCGAGGAGTTCTACGAGGCCGCCAAGCCGGCCCCGGCGCCCGCCGCCGCGGCCGACGACAAGGCGAAGGCCGACGACAACAGCGACAAGGCGAAGGCCAAGGCTTCCTGA
- a CDS encoding type II toxin-antitoxin system Phd/YefM family antitoxin, protein MTENTVTVRDARAHLADHINRAEEGIPTVITRNGAPVAAVVPIADFEALEEAADMMLAREAEAVLAEGGPTVTMAELLADLFTERDQDAA, encoded by the coding sequence ATGACGGAGAACACCGTGACCGTACGGGACGCCCGCGCGCACCTCGCGGACCACATCAACCGGGCCGAGGAAGGCATTCCGACGGTCATCACGCGTAACGGCGCTCCAGTGGCGGCCGTGGTTCCGATCGCGGACTTCGAAGCGCTGGAGGAAGCGGCCGACATGATGCTGGCGCGCGAAGCGGAAGCAGTCCTGGCCGAAGGCGGCCCCACGGTGACGATGGCGGAACTGCTGGCGGATCTCTTCACCGAGCGCGACCAAGACGCCGCATGA
- a CDS encoding DUF501 domain-containing protein, whose translation MPPPQTERTEPTEADIAAFKEQLGRPPRGLRAIAHRCPCGQPDVVETAPRLEDGTPFPTLYYLTCPRAASAIGTLEANGVMKEMTERLGRDPELAAKYRAAHEDYIRRRDAIEELKGFPSAGGMPDRVKCLHVLVGHSLAAGPGVNPLGDEALAMLPQWWRKGPCVNPCQEPGEGEGE comes from the coding sequence ATGCCCCCGCCGCAGACCGAGCGCACCGAACCGACCGAGGCGGACATCGCGGCCTTCAAGGAACAGCTCGGCCGCCCGCCGCGCGGCCTGCGCGCCATCGCGCACCGCTGCCCCTGCGGGCAGCCGGACGTCGTCGAGACCGCCCCGCGCCTGGAGGACGGCACCCCCTTCCCCACGCTCTACTACCTCACCTGCCCGCGCGCGGCCTCCGCGATCGGCACGCTGGAGGCCAACGGCGTGATGAAGGAGATGACCGAGCGGCTGGGCCGGGACCCGGAGCTGGCCGCGAAGTACCGCGCCGCCCACGAGGACTACATCCGGCGCCGTGACGCCATCGAGGAGCTCAAGGGATTCCCGAGCGCGGGCGGCATGCCGGACCGGGTCAAGTGCCTGCACGTCCTGGTCGGCCACTCGCTGGCGGCGGGCCCCGGCGTGAACCCGCTCGGCGACGAGGCGCTGGCGATGCTGCCGCAGTGGTGGCGCAAGGGCCCGTGCGTGAACCCCTGCCAGGAGCCCGGTGAAGGAGAAGGCGAATGA
- the eno gene encoding phosphopyruvate hydratase, which produces MPSIDVVVAREILDSRGNPTVEVEVGLDDGSTGRAAVPSGASTGAFEAIELRDGDPNRYQGKGVEKAVLAVIEQIGPELVGYDATEQRLIDQAMFDLDATDNKGSLGANAILGVSLAVAHAASEASDLPLFRYLGGPNAHVLPVPMMNILNGGSHADSNVDIQEFMIAPIGAESFSEALRWGAEVYHTLKKVLKGKGLATGLGDEGGFAPNLGSNREALDLILEAIKEAGYTPGQDIALALDVAASEFYKDGVYEFEGQRRTAEEMTAYYAELVDAYPLVSIEDPLFEDDWDGWKVITDRLGTKVQLVGDDLFVTNPERLARGIEEGSANALLVKVNQIGSLTETLDAVELAQRNGFKCMMSHRSGETEDVTIADLAVATNCGQIKTGAPARSERVAKYNQLLRIEEILDDAAVYAGRTAFPRFRLAD; this is translated from the coding sequence GTGCCGTCCATCGACGTCGTCGTAGCTCGCGAGATCCTCGACTCGCGAGGCAATCCCACGGTCGAGGTCGAGGTCGGCCTCGACGACGGCAGCACCGGCCGTGCCGCCGTTCCGTCCGGCGCCTCGACCGGCGCCTTCGAGGCCATCGAGCTGCGGGACGGGGACCCGAACCGCTACCAGGGCAAGGGCGTGGAGAAGGCCGTCCTCGCGGTCATCGAGCAGATCGGCCCGGAGCTGGTCGGCTACGACGCCACCGAGCAGCGCCTGATCGACCAGGCCATGTTCGACCTGGACGCCACCGACAACAAGGGCTCGCTCGGCGCCAACGCCATCCTCGGCGTCTCGCTGGCCGTCGCGCACGCCGCCTCCGAGGCCAGCGACCTGCCGCTGTTCCGCTACCTCGGCGGCCCGAACGCGCACGTCCTGCCCGTCCCGATGATGAACATCCTGAACGGCGGCTCGCACGCCGACTCCAACGTGGACATCCAGGAGTTCATGATCGCCCCGATCGGCGCGGAGTCCTTCTCCGAGGCGCTGCGCTGGGGCGCCGAGGTCTACCACACCCTCAAGAAGGTGCTCAAGGGCAAGGGCCTGGCCACCGGCCTGGGCGACGAGGGCGGCTTCGCCCCGAACCTCGGCTCCAACCGCGAGGCCCTGGACCTCATCCTGGAGGCCATCAAGGAGGCCGGCTACACCCCCGGCCAGGACATCGCGCTCGCGCTGGACGTCGCCGCCTCCGAGTTCTACAAGGACGGCGTCTACGAGTTCGAGGGCCAGCGGCGCACCGCCGAGGAGATGACCGCGTACTACGCGGAGCTGGTCGACGCCTACCCGCTGGTCTCCATCGAGGACCCGCTGTTCGAGGACGACTGGGACGGCTGGAAGGTCATCACCGACCGCCTGGGCACCAAGGTGCAGCTGGTCGGCGACGACCTGTTCGTCACCAACCCGGAGCGCCTGGCCCGCGGCATCGAGGAGGGCTCCGCCAACGCCCTGCTGGTCAAGGTCAACCAGATCGGCTCGCTGACCGAGACCCTGGACGCCGTCGAGCTGGCCCAGCGCAACGGCTTCAAGTGCATGATGTCGCACCGCTCCGGCGAGACCGAGGACGTCACCATCGCCGACCTGGCCGTCGCCACCAACTGCGGCCAGATCAAGACCGGCGCCCCGGCCCGCTCCGAGCGCGTCGCCAAGTACAACCAGCTGCTGCGCATCGAGGAGATCCTCGACGACGCGGCCGTGTACGCGGGCCGCACCGCCTTCCCGCGGTTCCGCCTCGCGGACTGA
- a CDS encoding ABC transporter permease has translation MFRTAVRNVLAHKARLLMTVLAVMLGVAFVSGTLVFTSTLSDAQQKSSQKGFSGVDVAVQPHRSDAADATPGPAPKLSRALLDKAGKVPGAAGATGTVEGFTAIADKSGKLVGSGFSSRGRNYFPGPDGKDDRFPMTSGTAPQGAGQVALDSGTAEKTGYKVGDTVRLSVDGPVREAKVSGIFTTEDGAVAAGGSLALFDTATAQRLFAMPGGFSEIDVKAAPGTSQEALKAAVDKILPDTAEAVTGKKLADDQAEMIARSMDSMKTGLLVFAGIALFVGIFIIANTFTMLVAQRTKELALMRAVGASRRQVTRSVLIEAFVVGAVAAVTGLLAGIGIGAGLRALTGALGTVPDGPLVVAPSTVVASLLVGIVVTVLAAWLPGRRAAKIPPVAAMNSVHAAATTKSLVVRNAIGAVLAAAGTACVLGATAVGADEGKALMGLGAGLLLIGVFVLTPLLSRPLIAAAAPVLRAFGISGKLARQNAVRNPRRTAATASALMIGLTLVTGLTVIAGSVQKGVDKMATDALKADYVVGMANRGPLSPDVAKKLAADPKVTASSPLRNSPARIGGETEYLTGVDGKAIGELTNLKFTAGSFDGLGEAKANRAVVDSGTANRHGWQVGSTFAATFEDGEKGRLTVSGVYEGNDMLQGIMLDTSVLAPHQKHPTDMQVMVKTKDGATEATKDALVETLGKNPAISVQDKKDVSEGIAQMVNLMLNMLYGLLAMAVVVAVLGVVNTLAMSVFERQQEIGMLRAIGLDRVGIKRMVRLESLVIALFGGVLGIGLGVFFGWAAGELIGASMDTYELVLPWGRMGIFLALAAVVGMLAALWPARRAAKLNMLAAIKAE, from the coding sequence ATGTTCCGTACCGCCGTGCGCAACGTGCTCGCGCACAAGGCCCGGCTGCTGATGACCGTCCTCGCCGTCATGCTCGGCGTGGCCTTCGTCTCCGGCACCCTGGTCTTCACCTCCACCCTCTCCGACGCCCAGCAGAAGAGCTCGCAGAAGGGCTTCTCCGGTGTCGACGTGGCCGTCCAGCCGCACCGCTCGGACGCCGCCGACGCCACGCCGGGACCGGCGCCCAAGCTGAGCCGGGCGCTGCTCGACAAGGCGGGCAAGGTCCCGGGCGCCGCCGGCGCCACCGGCACCGTCGAGGGCTTCACCGCCATCGCCGACAAGAGCGGCAAGCTCGTCGGCAGCGGCTTCAGCTCCCGGGGCCGCAACTACTTCCCGGGCCCGGACGGCAAGGACGACCGCTTCCCGATGACGTCGGGGACCGCGCCCCAGGGCGCCGGCCAGGTCGCCCTGGACTCCGGGACCGCCGAGAAGACCGGCTACAAGGTCGGCGACACCGTACGGCTGTCCGTCGACGGGCCGGTCCGCGAGGCGAAGGTCTCCGGCATCTTCACCACCGAGGACGGCGCGGTCGCCGCGGGCGGCAGCCTCGCGCTGTTCGACACCGCCACCGCGCAGCGGCTGTTCGCCATGCCCGGCGGGTTCAGCGAGATCGACGTCAAGGCCGCGCCCGGCACGTCCCAGGAGGCCCTGAAGGCCGCGGTCGACAAGATCCTCCCGGACACCGCCGAGGCCGTCACCGGCAAGAAGCTCGCCGACGACCAGGCCGAGATGATCGCCAGGAGCATGGACAGCATGAAGACCGGCCTGCTGGTCTTCGCGGGCATCGCGCTCTTCGTCGGCATCTTCATCATCGCCAACACCTTCACCATGCTGGTCGCCCAGCGCACCAAGGAGCTGGCCCTGATGCGGGCGGTCGGCGCGAGCCGCCGCCAGGTCACCCGCTCGGTGCTCATCGAGGCGTTCGTGGTCGGCGCGGTCGCCGCCGTCACGGGCCTGCTGGCCGGTATCGGCATCGGCGCCGGGCTGCGCGCGCTGACCGGCGCGCTCGGCACCGTCCCGGACGGCCCGCTGGTCGTGGCCCCGTCCACGGTCGTCGCCTCGCTGCTGGTCGGCATCGTGGTGACGGTGCTCGCCGCCTGGCTGCCGGGCCGCCGCGCCGCGAAGATCCCGCCGGTCGCCGCGATGAACAGCGTGCACGCCGCGGCGACCACCAAGTCCCTGGTCGTACGGAACGCCATCGGCGCGGTGCTGGCCGCCGCGGGCACCGCCTGCGTGCTGGGTGCCACCGCCGTGGGCGCCGACGAGGGCAAGGCGCTGATGGGCCTGGGCGCCGGGCTGCTGCTGATCGGTGTCTTCGTGCTGACGCCGCTGCTGTCCCGCCCGCTGATCGCGGCCGCCGCGCCCGTCCTGCGCGCCTTCGGCATCTCGGGCAAGCTGGCCCGGCAGAACGCGGTGCGCAACCCGCGCCGCACGGCCGCCACGGCCTCCGCCCTGATGATCGGGCTCACCCTGGTCACCGGCCTGACCGTGATCGCGGGCAGCGTCCAGAAGGGCGTCGACAAGATGGCGACCGACGCCCTGAAGGCGGACTACGTCGTCGGCATGGCCAACCGCGGCCCGCTCTCCCCCGACGTGGCGAAGAAGCTGGCGGCCGACCCGAAGGTCACCGCTTCCAGTCCGCTGCGCAACTCCCCCGCCCGGATCGGCGGCGAGACGGAGTACCTGACCGGGGTCGACGGCAAGGCGATCGGTGAGCTGACGAACCTGAAGTTCACCGCGGGCTCCTTCGACGGGCTCGGCGAGGCGAAGGCGAACCGCGCGGTCGTCGACAGCGGCACGGCGAACCGGCACGGCTGGCAGGTCGGCTCGACCTTCGCGGCGACGTTCGAGGACGGCGAGAAGGGCCGCCTCACCGTCTCCGGCGTCTACGAGGGCAACGACATGCTCCAGGGGATCATGCTGGACACCTCCGTGCTGGCCCCGCACCAGAAGCACCCCACCGACATGCAGGTGATGGTCAAGACCAAGGACGGCGCCACCGAGGCCACCAAGGACGCCCTGGTCGAAACCCTCGGCAAGAACCCGGCGATCTCCGTCCAGGACAAGAAGGACGTGTCCGAGGGCATCGCGCAGATGGTCAACCTGATGCTGAACATGCTCTACGGGCTGCTCGCCATGGCCGTGGTCGTCGCGGTGCTCGGCGTGGTCAACACCCTGGCCATGTCGGTCTTCGAGCGGCAGCAGGAGATCGGCATGCTGCGGGCGATCGGCCTGGACCGGGTCGGCATCAAGCGGATGGTGCGGCTGGAGTCGCTGGTGATCGCGCTGTTCGGCGGGGTCCTCGGCATCGGCCTGGGCGTCTTCTTCGGCTGGGCGGCCGGTGAGCTGATCGGCGCCTCGATGGACACCTACGAGCTGGTGCTGCCGTGGGGCCGGATGGGCATCTTCCTGGCGCTCGCCGCGGTGGTCGGCATGCTGGCCGCGCTGTGGCCGGCCCGGCGGGCCGCGAAGCTGAACATGCTGGCGGCGATCAAGGCCGAATAG
- a CDS encoding ABC transporter ATP-binding protein, with product MTSPHTGVPTATRTTVAARATDLTKVYGQGETQVVALDQVSVEFRQAEFTAIMGPSGSGKSTLMHCMAGLDAISRGSALIGDTELNGLKDKHLTRLRRDKIGFIFQAFNLLPTLTALENITLPMDIAGRKPDRQWLDRVVQTVGLSGRLKHRPSQLSGGQQQRVAVARALASRPEIIFADEPTGNLDSRSGAEVLGFLRNSVRELGQTVVMVTHDPVAAAYANRVVFLADGRIVDDMTDPTADRVLERMKGFDARGRVS from the coding sequence GTGACCAGCCCCCACACCGGCGTTCCCACCGCCACCCGCACCACGGTGGCCGCCCGCGCCACGGATCTCACCAAGGTCTACGGACAGGGCGAGACCCAGGTGGTCGCGCTGGACCAGGTCTCGGTCGAGTTCCGGCAGGCCGAGTTCACCGCGATCATGGGCCCGTCCGGCTCCGGGAAGTCCACGCTCATGCACTGCATGGCCGGGCTCGACGCGATCTCCCGCGGCTCGGCCCTGATAGGCGACACCGAGCTGAACGGCCTGAAGGACAAGCACCTGACCCGGCTGCGCCGCGACAAGATCGGCTTCATCTTCCAGGCGTTCAACCTGCTGCCAACCCTGACCGCGCTGGAGAACATCACGCTGCCGATGGACATCGCGGGCCGCAAGCCCGACCGGCAGTGGCTGGACCGGGTCGTGCAGACGGTGGGCCTGTCCGGGCGGCTCAAGCACCGGCCGAGCCAGCTCTCAGGCGGCCAGCAGCAGCGCGTCGCGGTGGCCCGCGCGCTGGCCTCCCGCCCCGAGATCATCTTCGCCGACGAGCCCACCGGCAACCTCGACTCCCGCTCCGGCGCCGAGGTGCTGGGCTTCCTGCGCAACTCCGTACGGGAACTGGGCCAGACCGTGGTGATGGTGACCCACGACCCGGTGGCGGCGGCCTACGCGAACCGCGTCGTCTTCCTCGCCGACGGGCGGATCGTCGACGACATGACCGACCCCACCGCCGACCGGGTGCTGGAGCGCATGAAGGGCTTCGACGCCAGGGGCCGGGTCAGCTGA
- a CDS encoding SAM-dependent methyltransferase has product MADAAGRLSKLAEEVLGAPLPVRIRAWDRSEYGPPGAPVLVIRNRRALRRLLFKPGELGLARAWVAGDIDVEGDLYKALDLLSGLIWERGTAAEKPQRAAVLRALAKPEIRAAARELVALAGLPVPPKPPAEEAPKSHGPLHTLRRDKEAISHHYDVGNDFYELVLGPSMVYSCAYWEGPDATLEEAQRDKLDLICRKLRLEEGQRLLDVGCGWGSMALHAAREYGVRVVGITLSEEQAAYGRKRVAEAGLADRIEIRVQDYREVHDEPFDAISSIGMAEHVGRARYAEYAADLYALLKPGGRLLNHQIARRPLADEDSYHVDEFIDRYVFPDGELAPVGRTVGQLEDAGFEVRDVEAIREHYALTLRAWVANLEAHWKEAVRLTTPGRARVWRLYMAASALSFERNRIGVNQVLAVRTPESGTSGLPLRAREWRG; this is encoded by the coding sequence ATGGCCGACGCCGCTGGACGGCTCTCCAAGCTCGCCGAGGAGGTGCTGGGAGCCCCGCTCCCGGTCCGCATCCGCGCCTGGGACCGCAGCGAGTACGGCCCGCCGGGAGCACCCGTGCTGGTGATACGCAACCGCCGCGCCCTTCGCCGTCTCCTGTTCAAACCGGGCGAGTTGGGCCTCGCGCGCGCTTGGGTGGCCGGTGACATCGACGTGGAGGGCGATCTGTACAAGGCCCTGGACCTGTTGTCGGGGCTGATCTGGGAACGCGGTACGGCCGCCGAGAAGCCACAGCGTGCCGCCGTCCTGCGCGCTCTGGCCAAGCCGGAGATCCGCGCCGCTGCCCGCGAACTGGTGGCCCTGGCGGGCCTCCCCGTACCGCCCAAGCCGCCCGCCGAAGAGGCCCCCAAGAGCCACGGCCCGCTGCACACCCTGCGCCGCGACAAGGAAGCCATCAGCCACCACTACGACGTGGGCAACGACTTCTACGAGCTGGTGCTCGGCCCGTCGATGGTCTACTCGTGCGCGTACTGGGAGGGCCCGGACGCCACCCTGGAAGAGGCCCAGCGCGACAAGCTGGACCTGATCTGCCGCAAGCTGCGCCTGGAGGAGGGACAGCGGCTGCTCGACGTGGGCTGCGGCTGGGGCTCGATGGCGCTGCACGCGGCCCGTGAGTACGGCGTACGGGTCGTCGGCATCACCCTCTCCGAGGAACAGGCCGCCTACGGCCGCAAGCGCGTCGCCGAGGCCGGTCTCGCGGACCGTATCGAGATCCGTGTCCAGGACTACCGCGAGGTCCACGACGAGCCGTTCGACGCGATCTCCTCGATCGGCATGGCCGAGCACGTCGGCCGCGCCCGCTACGCCGAGTACGCCGCCGACCTGTACGCGCTGCTCAAGCCCGGCGGACGGCTGCTCAACCACCAGATCGCGCGCCGCCCGCTGGCGGACGAGGACTCCTACCACGTCGACGAGTTCATCGACCGGTACGTCTTCCCGGACGGCGAGCTGGCCCCGGTCGGCCGCACCGTCGGGCAGCTGGAGGACGCCGGGTTCGAGGTACGGGACGTGGAGGCGATCCGCGAGCACTACGCGCTGACGCTGCGCGCCTGGGTGGCCAACCTGGAGGCGCACTGGAAGGAGGCGGTACGGCTGACGACGCCGGGCCGGGCCCGGGTGTGGCGGCTGTACATGGCCGCCTCCGCGCTGTCCTTCGAGCGCAACCGGATAGGCGTCAACCAGGTCCTGGCCGTCCGCACGCCGGAGTCCGGCACCTCGGGGCTGCCGCTGCGCGCCCGCGAGTGGCGCGGCTGA
- a CDS encoding Ppx/GppA phosphatase family protein, producing the protein MKRVAAVDCGTNSIRLLVADLDPATGELKDLDRRMTIVRLGQGVDRTGRLAPEALERTFAACREYAGVIEDLGAEAVRFVATSASRDAENRDDFVRGVVDILGVEPEVITGDQEAEFSFTGATKELTGRTDLDVPYLVVDIGGGSTEFVLGSDAVRAARSVDIGCVRMTERHLVRDGRIIADPPGEEQINAIEADIARALDQAAETVPLPEARTLVGLAGSVTTVAAIALGLSEYDSAAIHHSRIPLDRVREITHRLLTTTHEERARIPAMHPGRVDVIAAGALVLLSVMERTGAAEVVVSEHDILDGIAWSCA; encoded by the coding sequence ATGAAGCGCGTGGCCGCCGTCGACTGCGGCACCAACTCCATCCGCCTGCTCGTCGCCGACCTCGACCCGGCGACCGGCGAGCTGAAGGACCTGGACCGCCGGATGACGATCGTGCGCCTGGGCCAGGGCGTGGACCGCACCGGCCGCCTGGCCCCCGAGGCCCTGGAGCGCACCTTCGCGGCCTGCCGCGAGTACGCCGGCGTCATCGAGGACCTGGGCGCCGAAGCCGTCCGCTTCGTCGCCACCTCCGCCTCCCGCGACGCGGAGAACCGCGACGACTTCGTACGCGGCGTGGTGGACATCCTCGGTGTCGAGCCCGAGGTGATCACCGGCGACCAGGAGGCCGAGTTCTCCTTCACCGGCGCGACGAAGGAACTCACCGGCCGCACCGACCTCGACGTCCCCTACCTGGTCGTCGACATCGGCGGCGGCTCGACGGAGTTCGTCCTCGGCTCGGACGCCGTGCGCGCCGCCCGCTCCGTGGACATCGGCTGCGTCCGGATGACCGAACGCCACCTCGTACGGGACGGCCGGATCATCGCCGACCCGCCCGGCGAGGAGCAGATCAACGCCATCGAGGCGGACATCGCCCGGGCCCTGGACCAGGCGGCGGAAACCGTCCCCCTCCCCGAGGCCCGCACCCTGGTCGGCCTGGCCGGCTCGGTCACCACCGTCGCCGCCATCGCCCTCGGCCTGAGCGAGTACGACTCCGCCGCCATCCACCACTCCCGCATCCCCCTGGACCGGGTCCGCGAGATCACCCACCGCCTCCTCACCACCACCCACGAGGAGCGCGCCCGGATCCCGGCCATGCACCCGGGCCGCGTGGACGTCATCGCCGCGGGCGCCCTCGTCCTCCTGTCGGTCATGGAACGGACCGGGGCGGCGGAGGTCGTGGTCTCGGAGCACGACATCCTGGACGGGATCGCCTGGAGCTGCGCGTAG